The proteins below are encoded in one region of Mycobacterium shinjukuense:
- a CDS encoding DUF475 domain-containing protein: protein MKALRVFAFSLAITVVALVAGYLHGGPTALFLLVVLAVLEVSLSFDNAIINAAVLKRMSPFWQQMFLTIGIFIAVFGMRLVFPLLIVWATAGLHPLEAMELARHPPPHGALEFPDGSPSYEKLITAAHPQIAAFGGVFLLMLFLEFVFYDRDIKWLKWIEVPFARIGRLGQLPVVVAGVALALAGTQLTHSSHGRATVLTAGLLGLVTFLIVEGLSRAFRPSSVDAVTARPVAVGKAGFTLFVYLEVLDAAFSFDGVTGAFAITSDPIVIALGLGLVGAVFVRSITIYLVQQETLDRYVYLEHGAHWAIGALAVIMLFSIDHRFQIPEWVTALVGVLFIGAALGWSVARNRRTARSAAEPAPPEAVVAASDRSVG, encoded by the coding sequence ATGAAAGCGCTCCGCGTCTTCGCCTTCTCGCTGGCAATAACCGTCGTGGCCCTGGTGGCCGGTTATCTGCACGGCGGGCCGACCGCGCTGTTTTTGCTGGTGGTGCTGGCCGTTCTGGAGGTGTCGCTGTCGTTCGACAACGCGATCATCAACGCCGCGGTGCTCAAGCGAATGAGCCCGTTCTGGCAGCAGATGTTCCTGACGATCGGGATCTTCATCGCGGTCTTCGGCATGCGGCTGGTCTTTCCGCTGCTCATCGTCTGGGCCACCGCGGGCCTGCACCCGCTAGAGGCGATGGAACTGGCGCGTCATCCGCCGCCGCACGGCGCGCTGGAATTCCCCGACGGCTCGCCCAGCTATGAAAAGCTGATCACCGCGGCGCACCCGCAGATCGCCGCGTTCGGCGGGGTCTTTTTGCTGATGCTGTTCCTCGAGTTCGTCTTCTACGACCGAGACATCAAGTGGCTCAAGTGGATCGAGGTCCCCTTCGCCCGCATCGGACGGCTCGGTCAGCTGCCGGTGGTGGTGGCCGGCGTTGCGTTGGCGCTGGCCGGTACCCAGCTGACGCACTCCAGCCACGGGCGCGCCACGGTGCTGACGGCTGGCCTGCTGGGCCTGGTGACGTTTCTGATCGTCGAGGGGCTGAGCCGGGCGTTTCGGCCATCCAGCGTCGACGCGGTGACCGCACGACCGGTGGCGGTGGGCAAGGCCGGCTTCACGCTGTTCGTGTACCTGGAGGTGCTCGACGCCGCGTTCTCCTTCGACGGGGTGACCGGAGCCTTTGCGATCACGTCGGATCCGATCGTCATTGCGCTGGGCCTGGGGCTGGTGGGCGCGGTGTTCGTCCGGTCGATCACCATCTACCTGGTCCAGCAGGAAACACTGGACCGCTATGTGTACCTGGAACACGGCGCGCACTGGGCGATCGGCGCGTTGGCCGTGATCATGTTGTTCTCCATCGACCACCGATTCCAGATCCCTGAGTGGGTCACCGCGTTGGTCGGTGTGCTGTTCATCGGGGCGGCGCTCGGTTGGAGCGTGGCCCGCAACCGCCGGACCGCCAGGTCCGCGGCCGAGCCGGCACCGCCGGAGGCGGTGGTTGCCGCGAGCGACCGTTCCGTGGGTTGA
- a CDS encoding inorganic diphosphatase: protein MQFDVTIEIPKGQRNKYEIDHETGRVRLDRYLYTPMAYPTDYGFIEDTLGEDGDPLDALVLLPQPLLPGVLVTARPVGMFRMVDEKGGDDKVLCVPAGDHRWDHIQDIGDVPAFELDAIKHFFVHYKDLEPGKFVQAANWVGRDEAEAEVQRSLERFKTSGH from the coding sequence GTGCAATTCGACGTGACCATCGAAATTCCCAAGGGCCAGCGCAACAAATACGAGATCGACCACGAGACGGGGCGGGTGCGTCTGGATCGCTACCTCTACACCCCGATGGCCTACCCGACAGACTATGGCTTCATCGAGGACACCCTCGGCGAAGACGGCGACCCGCTGGACGCGCTGGTGCTGCTGCCCCAGCCGCTGTTGCCGGGGGTGCTGGTGACGGCGCGACCGGTGGGCATGTTCCGGATGGTCGACGAGAAGGGCGGCGACGACAAGGTGCTGTGCGTCCCGGCCGGCGACCACCGCTGGGACCACATCCAAGACATCGGGGACGTTCCGGCCTTCGAGCTGGACGCGATCAAACACTTCTTCGTGCACTACAAGGACCTGGAACCGGGCAAGTTCGTCCAGGCGGCCAACTGGGTTGGCCGCGACGAGGCCGAGGCGGAGGTGCAGCGCTCGTTGGAGCGGTTCAAGACCAGCGGGCACTGA
- the dacB gene encoding D-alanyl-D-alanine carboxypeptidase/D-alanyl-D-alanine endopeptidase codes for MGPKRWRKSTHVVVGAALLASVAAVVAAAVAFTTGGHGTSGARLPVPAPRPPTLKPGVVPVADTAELPGPDGVAAALAPAAADPNLGRLGGRVTDALTGRELWRQLDDLPLVPASTNKILTATAALLTLDRQARISTRVVAGGPTTQGPVVLVGAGDPTLSAAVPGVDTWYRGAARISDLVEQIRRSGVTPTAVQVDISAFTGPTMAPGWDPADVDNGDIAPIEAAMIDAGRIQPTTVNSRRSRTPALDAGRELAKALGLDPAAVTIGSAPPGARQLAVVQSAPLIQRLSQMMNASDNVLAECIGREVAAAINRPQSFSGAVDAITSRLRTAHVDTAGAALVDASGLSVDNRLTARTLDGAMQAAAGPDQPALRPLLDLLPIAGGSGTLGERFLDAATDLGPAGWLRAKTGSLTAINSLVGVLTDRSGRVLTFAFISNEAGPNGRNAIDALATKLWFCGCAT; via the coding sequence ATGGGTCCCAAACGGTGGCGGAAATCCACCCACGTGGTTGTCGGGGCGGCGCTGCTGGCGTCCGTCGCCGCCGTGGTGGCCGCCGCGGTGGCGTTCACCACCGGCGGTCACGGGACCAGCGGCGCGCGGCTGCCCGTGCCGGCGCCGCGGCCGCCCACCCTCAAGCCGGGCGTGGTCCCGGTCGCCGACACCGCCGAGCTACCCGGCCCCGACGGCGTCGCGGCGGCCTTGGCGCCGGCCGCGGCCGATCCCAACCTGGGCCGGCTGGGCGGCCGGGTCACCGACGCGCTGACCGGGCGTGAACTGTGGCGTCAGCTTGACGACCTGCCGCTGGTGCCGGCCTCGACCAACAAGATTTTGACCGCGACGGCGGCGCTGCTGACCCTGGACCGGCAGGCGCGGATCAGCACGCGGGTGGTGGCCGGCGGCCCGACCACTCAGGGACCGGTGGTGCTGGTCGGTGCCGGCGATCCGACGCTGTCGGCCGCGGTGCCGGGCGTGGACACCTGGTATCGGGGTGCGGCCCGGATCAGCGACCTTGTCGAACAGATCCGGCGCAGCGGTGTGACGCCGACGGCGGTGCAGGTGGACATCTCGGCGTTCACCGGTCCGACGATGGCGCCGGGCTGGGATCCGGCCGACGTCGACAACGGTGACATCGCCCCGATCGAGGCGGCCATGATCGACGCCGGGCGTATCCAGCCGACGACGGTCAACTCGCGGAGGTCGCGCACCCCGGCGTTGGACGCCGGGCGTGAGCTGGCCAAAGCCCTTGGCCTGGATCCGGCGGCGGTGACGATCGGGTCGGCCCCGCCCGGCGCACGGCAGCTGGCCGTGGTGCAGTCGGCGCCGTTGATCCAACGGTTATCGCAGATGATGAACGCCTCCGACAACGTGTTGGCCGAGTGCATCGGCCGTGAGGTGGCGGCCGCCATCAACCGGCCGCAGAGCTTTTCCGGTGCGGTGGACGCGATCACCAGCCGGTTGCGAACCGCGCACGTCGACACCGCCGGCGCCGCGCTGGTGGATGCCAGCGGGCTGTCGGTCGACAACCGGCTGACGGCCCGAACGCTCGACGGTGCGATGCAGGCCGCGGCGGGACCGGACCAGCCGGCGCTGCGTCCGCTACTGGATCTGCTGCCGATCGCCGGCGGCAGCGGCACGCTAGGCGAACGCTTCCTCGACGCGGCCACCGACCTGGGCCCGGCCGGCTGGTTGCGGGCCAAGACCGGCTCGCTGACCGCGATCAACTCCCTGGTCGGCGTGCTGACCGACCGAAGTGGGCGGGTGCTCACCTTCGCCTTCATCTCCAACGAGGCAGGGCCCAACGGTCGCAACGCCATCGATGCGCTGGCGACCAAACTGTGGTTCTGCGGGTGCGCGACGTGA
- a CDS encoding zinc-dependent metalloprotease, with amino-acid sequence MTASAGTTLGNAVDWRFAAAVGEWLARPAPPATEYTRRQVIDELLVAAEKAEPAVRDVTGLVCEAAVPPARVVDRPEWIRAAAESMRALTNAGDKPRRLLTGRITGAQTGAVLAFVASGILGQYDPFGAAGGCLLLVYPNVIAVERQLNVEPSDFRLWVCLHEVTHRVQFTANPWIAGYMSQALALLTREPSDDLGEIVGRLADFVRTRGEAADDSGGHATGILGLVRAMQSEPQRQALDRLMVLGTLLEGHAEHVMDAVGPAVVPSLATIRRRFDERRQRRQPPLQRLLRALLGFDAKLSQYTRGKAFVDHVVDRVGMRRFNTIWSGPETLPLPAEIDHPQRWIDRVL; translated from the coding sequence GTGACCGCGTCAGCCGGGACGACCCTGGGCAACGCGGTCGATTGGCGATTTGCGGCCGCCGTGGGGGAGTGGCTGGCCCGGCCCGCGCCGCCGGCCACCGAATACACCCGCCGGCAGGTGATCGACGAGTTGCTGGTGGCGGCGGAGAAGGCCGAACCGGCGGTGCGCGACGTCACCGGCCTGGTCTGTGAGGCCGCGGTGCCGCCGGCCCGGGTCGTGGACCGGCCGGAGTGGATCCGCGCGGCCGCCGAATCGATGCGGGCGCTCACCAACGCCGGCGACAAGCCGCGACGGCTTCTCACCGGCCGCATCACCGGCGCGCAGACCGGTGCGGTGCTGGCGTTCGTGGCGTCGGGCATCCTCGGCCAGTACGACCCGTTCGGGGCCGCGGGCGGCTGCCTGTTGCTGGTGTATCCCAACGTCATCGCCGTCGAGCGGCAACTCAACGTTGAGCCGTCCGATTTTCGGTTATGGGTGTGCCTGCACGAGGTCACCCACCGGGTACAGTTCACCGCCAACCCCTGGATCGCCGGCTACATGTCGCAGGCGTTGGCGCTGCTGACCCGCGAGCCCAGCGACGACCTCGGCGAGATTGTGGGCCGGCTGGCGGACTTTGTGCGCACCCGCGGCGAGGCGGCCGACGATTCCGGCGGCCACGCCACCGGGATTTTGGGCCTGGTGCGCGCCATGCAATCCGAGCCGCAGCGCCAGGCGCTGGATCGGCTCATGGTGCTCGGCACGCTGTTAGAGGGCCACGCCGAGCACGTGATGGACGCGGTCGGGCCGGCGGTGGTTCCGTCGCTGGCCACCATCCGGCGCCGCTTCGACGAACGACGCCAACGCAGGCAGCCGCCGCTGCAGCGGCTGCTGCGCGCGTTGTTGGGTTTCGACGCCAAGCTCAGCCAGTACACCCGGGGCAAGGCATTCGTCGACCACGTGGTGGACCGGGTCGGGATGCGGCGTTTCAACACGATCTGGTCTGGCCCCGAGACGCTGCCCTTGCCCGCCGAGATCGACCACCCGCAGCGATGGATCGACCGGGTGCTGTAG
- the tilS gene encoding tRNA lysidine(34) synthetase TilS: MDRPGAVAQLRAAAESFAKAYLDGCQRWCVGLSGGPDSLALTAVAARLRPTTALIVDHGLQPGSAAVADTARAQAMSLGCVDARVLCVQLGGSAERPSGPGGGPEAAARTARYAALDAHRHGPVLLAHTLDDQAETVLLGLGRGSGARSIAGMRPYDPPWCRPLLGVRRGVTHAACRELGLTAWQDPHNADRRFTRTRLRTEVLPLLEDVLGGGVAEALARTATAIREDNELIDEIAARALPHAATGSGAESGLHTGVLAELPGPVRRRVIRGWLLAGGAVGLTDKQIRGVDALVTGWRGQGGVAVGSTLRGRRLVAGRRDGVLSLRQEPV; this comes from the coding sequence ATGGATCGACCGGGTGCTGTAGCGCAGCTGCGCGCGGCTGCCGAGAGCTTTGCGAAGGCCTACCTGGACGGCTGCCAGCGTTGGTGTGTCGGGCTCTCCGGCGGCCCGGACTCGTTGGCCCTGACCGCGGTGGCGGCCCGGCTGCGGCCCACCACCGCGCTGATCGTCGACCATGGCCTGCAGCCCGGGTCGGCCGCGGTCGCCGACACCGCTCGGGCGCAGGCCATGTCGTTGGGATGTGTTGACGCACGGGTGCTGTGCGTCCAGCTGGGTGGCTCAGCCGAGCGCCCGTCGGGCCCCGGCGGCGGCCCGGAGGCCGCGGCGCGCACCGCCCGCTACGCCGCGCTGGACGCGCACCGTCACGGCCCGGTGCTGTTGGCCCACACCCTCGACGACCAAGCCGAGACGGTGCTGCTGGGGCTGGGTCGCGGCTCGGGTGCACGGTCGATCGCCGGCATGCGCCCCTACGATCCGCCGTGGTGCCGGCCGCTGCTGGGTGTGCGACGCGGGGTGACCCATGCCGCCTGCCGGGAGCTGGGCTTGACCGCGTGGCAGGACCCGCACAACGCCGACCGCCGGTTCACCCGAACCCGGTTGCGCACCGAGGTGCTGCCGCTGCTGGAAGACGTGCTGGGGGGTGGCGTCGCCGAGGCGCTGGCCCGCACCGCGACGGCGATCCGCGAGGACAACGAGCTGATCGACGAGATCGCCGCCCGGGCACTGCCCCACGCTGCGACCGGATCGGGGGCCGAATCCGGTTTGCACACCGGGGTTTTGGCCGAGCTGCCGGGCCCGGTGCGTCGTCGGGTGATCCGCGGCTGGCTGCTGGCCGGCGGGGCCGTCGGGTTAACCGACAAGCAGATCCGCGGGGTGGACGCGCTGGTCACCGGGTGGCGCGGCCAGGGCGGGGTGGCGGTCGGCTCCACGCTGCGCGGTCGGCGTTTGGTCGCCGGGCGCCGCGACGGCGTGCTGAGCCTGCGGCAGGAACCGGTTTGA